The Chryseobacterium geocarposphaerae genome has a window encoding:
- a CDS encoding DinB family protein, which translates to MNYQILKNIVNEELQRFVNISEEEWSAKISPDKWSKKEILGHLCDSALSNIRRFVITQYKENENIVYDQNFWVKAQNYQHIQTSDIINLWKFLNLQIVSTVENIPDSALQRTCDMTKTDSQIFTLEFIINDYIDHLQHHLKAI; encoded by the coding sequence ATGAACTATCAGATTCTTAAGAATATCGTAAATGAAGAGCTTCAGAGATTCGTAAATATTTCAGAAGAAGAATGGTCGGCTAAAATTTCTCCTGACAAATGGTCTAAAAAAGAAATTTTAGGCCATCTTTGTGATAGTGCTTTATCAAATATCAGAAGATTTGTAATTACTCAATATAAGGAAAATGAGAATATTGTTTATGATCAGAATTTTTGGGTGAAAGCTCAAAATTACCAACATATTCAGACCTCAGATATTATCAATCTTTGGAAATTTTTAAATCTTCAGATTGTATCTACGGTTGAAAATATTCCGGATTCAGCTTTACAAAGAACCTGTGATATGACGAAGACTGATTCTCAGATTTTTACTTTGGAATTCATCATTAATGATTATATTGACCATTTACAACATCATTTAAAAGCAATTTAA